The Dromaius novaehollandiae isolate bDroNov1 chromosome 4, bDroNov1.hap1, whole genome shotgun sequence genome contains the following window.
TAAAAACCATCTCCAGCCTGACACTATGCAAGCTGGCAGTTCAGCACCCCGTAGTTCTCAGTGGTTTTGGAGGGCGCTGCATGGTGTTTCAGGTCTACACATTTTGCACTGCAGTTTATTTACTGGATGCAGCTTTGCAGTTTCAGTATGCAAGTTTCAAATTCATATTTCAAACTCTCCCCATTCTCCTCTATTTACTCCTCAGTTGAGTGCCTTCATTTACCTGACTAAATATAGATCCATTCACAGagttcagaaaaaacaaaactctacTTCTGATATGCATTTTATCACAGTGAGAAACTCTGTCTTATTTAAATGCAAGTGGTTTCTTTCACTGTAATGAATTCCACTTCAACTAATTACAGTTCAGTGTTATCATTGAAATGACTGGATCAGtgctacaaaaatatttaagacaaaaaacaTAACGAgtcaaagagaaaatatatttcaattgtcctataataaataataaaaaatagcattaattCAGAGTCAATGCACGAGGCACTTACGATATACTAGTTATTACCaactaacactttttttttccttatgcaaaAAACCATGGAACTAAATTCTCACAATCCATCCACTTTATGGGGTCCCACACATAACTTTTCCCTTTATGGAGACTACCATGGTTCAGACCAGAGAAAGGTAATTCTGAGGTTGTTCTTCAAGGACCTAGTGACAAGGCAGGCTGCAGAATGAAGTATATATGAGGAAAATCTCAGATATAGGGCAGCTTAGGGAAAGGGGGAATCCAACTATATGATTTACAAAGCCTACTCTGTGAATCTCAAAAAAGTTTAGGTGCCATAACAACTTGGCATTATCAGAACTTAGGTAGTTGTCCATAATCACAGAAGCAGAAACCTTGCCTTCTGATAGACTCCAGAGAAAGGGAAGTGGTTCAAGGGAGAGGCTGTAAAGACAGTAGACCATGATGGATATCATACCATTGTTTCATCATTTTAGAATGACAAAAGAGAGGAAATGTCTCACTTGAAGTGATCCAAGAGGCCTGTGTCAGAATAGATGAAGTATATACTGAGCATAACGTGCTTGTATTAGAACAGGATGTGTCCTCTCATATTCCCACACATGCAGCTAAGTGCATGTAGAAGACACAGCTTATAGtcttatgtgtatatatacatgtgttcCACTACCAGTATTTCATGAGGAAGTAAAGCACAAAAACTGCCTACCCAAACACACAAAGATGAAAGAACTGGCACCAGCAGAGGTTCTAGATCCCTGTTCCTCTGCTGTCTCCACACAGTCCCATCTAGGTGAGAGCTATTCATCTCAGCCAGTTTTGTTACATCAACTAGGAGAAACCGCTACCTATGATGAAAAGTTTGAAGACACACCTcttgaagaaaacaaagtttCCACATCACAACCTGCTATGTTCATTCCAGTGCTGGAACAAACATATCAcagaaaaaagtcagatttttcatgaagaaaaatggtTGCTGTATGTGTGCATACCTCTGTtgaaattaaattcattttttctttcaggaggAGCAAGATTTTGAATCTGAAGAAAAAAGTGCTACAGATCACATGTCAGTTAAATGCATAGACCTACACTGACCAACAGAAACTACAGGCTATACTGAATTGGTAGTAACAACTAATACATCTCTTCCTTTTTATTCAACTGTCTGCAAATGGATGAAGAAAGATAACTCCTCAGCTATGAAAAATAGGACGTTAGAAAACACTATGTAACCCTAAGTGGTTTGCCACCATCTGAGCTACTTATTAAAAGAGACACAGACAGATTGCAATAGGTTTGCTTTTGATTTTGTAACGGTTTTCCTAAATGTATTATCATCAGCTGTGATACACCTAGCAATGACAAGAAGAAATACAGCATTACCCctgcaaaggaagaaaagtgcAATTATGACTCTCAAAAATTTTGCACAACAGGCCAAATGATCTGAGTTTAACTCTAGTCATCCATAGAGCATCTCCACTGAGAGTAAACCTAGGGACACATCCCTGTCAAAGCTGCCAGTCTTCCTCTACTAAACAGGAGCCTAGCTGAAAAGTCTGCACGTAGATCCATAAATTTTACCCTCAGTCAAGCCCCAAGTCTTGCAAACAATGCCTGAACAATCACAGTAAAACTGAATGGGTTGAGAAGACAGTGAAAAGACTGGAGTCTACTTTCCACTAAGTTTGGGGACTTAGGCAGCAGTTAGGATTAATCTACATGAGACAGTTACAAAACTTTGacttaaatttctcttttttagCCTGGTACAGCTAAGCCCTATACTGAAACAACTTACTTCAGTTTTTTAGTGGCTTATATTcagttaataataattaaatggCCCTATTATATGCACTGTGCCTACTACATTGAATATTCAATGTGTATACGTAGGCTTGGTGGCTCTGAAGTTTAAGACAGCTCTGAAGATCAGGCTCAGTTATCTCTGCATAGTACCATGCAGACATACTTCAAGTGctacaaaaatataaaacataattaccactactgctgtttctttgcatttctgtaagACAAAGGGGTCCCAAGCCTGAGACATGGCCTTATTGTGCAAGTTGATGTACAAACATAGGTGGACCTCTGAAGAATCTTAAATTGTAATGATAGGCAGGGGTCAGATAACTGAAATGGCCATTCTTGTCTGATAAATGTAATAAGGAGTGTATAGCATTAGTATTAGTAAAGTCTTACATCTCCTGCTGTGAAAAAGCACAATACCTGCacattacatttttgtttttaaagttaggATCTTTGCAATGTGTTACTAGATTGAAGTATACTGTGAAACTGTGTGCTGTGGTACAGTGAACTTCCTCATTCTGCCTCTGTTTATATTTCCATGCAAATTTCTTCCCAGCAAAAAGTGAGAAGTTTTCCGTCACTGTATCAAGAAACTAAGCCTGATCCTCATTTACACTTGGTAGATGAAAGTCAATTCTGGCAAACcagcttttaaataaagaaatacttGTTTCAGTTCTGTTAAACTTACTGGATGGTACATTCTCAAGACAATACTAAATCAAGTGACTCAAGCCCACTCAGTTTTCTACACCAAGTTCACACATTAGCTCAGAAGTGCCAACGTTGCCCTTGTTTTCAGGGGAAAATGCTCACCTTTTGACACCTTCAACACAAAGACCTTAGACTGCCAGAGGCCAGTTCTCTTCTAGGCTAGAGAGTcactttttccttctcaaaacttCTTTAATACATATTCTGCCAAAACTTTCTTTTGTATCTTTACAATCCTTGTGATGGGTACGAGAGCAACAGCCTCTACGCATTCACGTAATACAGTAGCGCAATATTCTGCATGATTTATGCCTGACTGGAAAGAGTGTTTTGCAGGGACCATCCATCAGATTGCTGTAGTAATGGCAACTCTAGAAGACACCGAATCAAGACCATAAATTCATTTCATGTAAACCACTAGTAAATGACAAAGAGAGACCAAAGCTGGATTTGAACTGATCACATAAGAGTGAAAAACTCCATATCCCATTAGCAAGCTGGCCTCCTGCCTCATTCTCTGGCTCTAGTTGGAGATTTAAAACACAGTAATACTTTGCCAGAGTGCATACTGTGTCTGTCTTCATGAAGAAAAATCTAGCAAGAAAAAACATCTGGTTCCCTTCCAGGACTACtgtttttaaacaacagatgGAGATATACCATTCTGTATGGTATACCTTTCTGTAGAAAACATTTTGGGTTATTTCCTGTGGCCTGTCTAGTAGTTTATTACCGAGAAACAGTGACAGAAAGCAGTCAAGAGAAGGGCACTTAGCCCATGGCGGTAAGAAATCCCTATTAAGAACATTAAATCTTTCTCATTAGACTAACCTGCATACTTCTAAATCATCAGACCAGTCATCACACAACACTGGAGACTTGTGAACAGCATCAGCCACActgggccctgccccagcaggtgCTCCGTTATCTGGGACTGCCAGAGCGTCGCTGCCAGAGCCTCCCTCTGCAAAGCAGTCCTTCATATCTTTACTGTGTCTAAGGTAAGATGCAGACTGCCGATCTCTGTAGTagcttttccctttgctttttccacattttcttgaGGCAATCCTCGCTTCCTGAGATGATGCTGAAGACTGAGATTCCTTAAACCTTGGAACCCTTCTTCTGCGGTGATTTAAAGTAGGATTCTCAGGATCAGATACCTCTTGCTTCTTTTTCCCCATTGTCCCCAGGGTGACAAGTTCAACAGCATTATTGTTTGAGGACCCATCTTGGGTACTGCATGATctattccttctccctctcctgggCATTTTGaccttttctcttgctctcctcctaACCTGAGCCCACTGACTCTCATCCGATGATGATGAAGAATCAGGTGCAATCCAGCTGGATCTCGCAGCCTCAGGATGTAATTTACAgtccttcccctttccttgcttttctgtATGCTCACCATTGTCTCCAGTCTCTTTTCTCCGCCTAAACCTTCGTTTTACTTGTTTCTTACCAGACTCCCTACTAGAAGGTGTCAGCACCATGACAGGGGTTGTATGTTCAAGCTCATCTTCTGACAAATCATGCAATGTAGTAGATCTAGACAAAGCAGTAAGCAAAAGAAAGGGATGGAAATGGTAAGGGTgggtggaaagagagagagagagagagatcacaaaaaaaaggatgaaaatgagAACATGAAATTTAATAGAAAAacaagactgaaaagcaaaaccagaaccaAAATAGAgatcaaaataaaactaaaatctgGGTAAATAATGAATAGTgctaagcagaagcaagagctacatattatttttaaaggataaCAACTAATGAATATCAGATTAAAGTACATTCTTCTCAGCACATACCTACAAATGTCCTGAGTGGAAGGGCAGACCGACAATCGTGACTGACTCCTGGGAGCTGTTCCTGTTGTAGGACTGCTTGCCTGTTGAAATAAGTTAGAGAGTTTGGAATCTTTGTCCATGAAATACATTGCAGATATTTTACTGCTTTGCCACATgattacaaaattaaaacaactactgctgctgctgttcatagCGTACTGTTGAACACATGCAAGTTTGCAAAATACAGGAAGCCTGACCAAAAGCAAAACCTATTTGTGGAACTAAATATGACTGAAGgttttcagctttcatttgctCACGACTACTTTTTGTCATTGTTTGAGGAAGCAGCTTTCGGCAGTTGAGATTTCATTTGGTTGTTATCTACTGCAAGTGTCTGATGGAAAAGGACTTTTTATATCATGTAAAACAAACTATGATGATTCTTTTCACAATGAAGTGAAGTGCATTCACATTACGCTGAGCGATGATGAGCACAAAGCAAAGCTACATGGAGTGGGCTGACAGAACATTGGGAAAATTAAAGTATGTTTTAAAAGGGTTTCAAGGCAATCAGATCGTCTGGAAGAGTTAAAAGAATGTGAAATTGATGAGCCTGAGAAGACCGAAGTGCAGCCTGCAACTCTACAGAGCTGATCGCATTCCCAAACAGCAGGAGAGATATAAAACACGTTTAGTATATGACATTTTGCTCATAAGGTGGTTGTTGTAAATTGCAAACTCAGTTGCTCAATACTTCCactaaaaacatattttgatgGTGTTAGCAACAAACCATTTCAATCTGCCTCGCAATCTATTGGCAGCATAGCTCTATGAAATCCAAATTTAAACCTAAGGCCCAGTGATTCTTCAGGATCACCCTGAAGCTATGTATCGTATTGTGGGGAGAGGGCTCAATAAATATCATTCTTAAGACTATAATGTTCCTTTAGCTGATATGGGCATTGTGTCTTAGTATGCAACTCTCCCTCATTGTGAGCACCGCTACCAAATGGAGACAAAATATTATAAGCCTCAGAGTTTCACAACACACAGACCATATGCAGGGGAAGAATGAATACAAGGCAACGGTAAAAAATTACGAAGTACAAATAATACAAAGGCTGTCATCCCAACCTTTTGTACTAATAAATCGAATCAACTTGTATGTAGAATCATAATTAAAATTATTCCTAGCTCACCTTTCACAGCCATGTTTTTGTGGTGTCAGTATGAAAATTAAGAATTAACAGCACAAGCAAAAATAGGCAAATGCAGCAACAATCTCCTGACACTTCATTTTAATTTGAGGTTCCTAATATCTACTATATTTCATGCCTAGATCCTTTGGAACCATGAGTCAATACTATGCGTATTCTTGTTTTTAATGGGAGATCAGCGGAGATTTAGAAACAGCGCTTTTGCATCAAAATCTTCTGACTTCAGGAACTCAAGCACCACTTTCTCCCTCTCAATTTGCTACTGTCACACCACCAAAGTTTTTACTAAACCTTTACTACTAGTCTCAGTAAATGAAACTTGGTGGTATGAAAATTCAGCTACCACaagaaattaaactgaaaaaacaTTTGTGTACAATCCTTATGTTCAAATGGCTTTTCAGTGGCTGGCTGGGTCCATGAGGCAGAGGATGAACATTAGAGCGTCTGCAACctaatgtggaaaaaaagttgtttgtatttagaaaaattgtttgtatttaattttttttccctacaaaagGCATCATTTCAATTACATGTTATGTAAGGGAGCGTGAATTAGAAACAGATGGGATATGTAAGTTTGGGCATACGATCTTTTTCCCTCTCAGCCTCTGTGATCAGCACTAAGCGAGTAGGCATACCTTAAGCAGTTTGCACAGCCACTTCATTGTCACTATTAGGGAAGAGATGCAGGCATCAGCACCAGGCCCACGTTGCTGGGCTGCACACTGCTGATACTGGAGAAAAGATCCCTCCAGAGCCCGCAGCAGACGGAGGACTGCTGAAGAAATGCAGCCCCAGAGCTGAGTGCAGGCCACTGAATTCATCCCTCGTGGctagttcctttttttcccctcccgtGCAGCTGCAGGACTGCACCACTGCTTCTCTCAGAGGCTGGGCACGCCATGGGCTAGGCTTGATCTTAAGTGGTGGTCAGGTGTCTCCGTGGCCTAAAGGCAAGGTTTATATCCCCTTGCCACAGCACTAGCCtttgaaggaaggagagaggctgCAGCGGCACGGTAACTGCGCAGCAGGTC
Protein-coding sequences here:
- the MARCHF1 gene encoding E3 ubiquitin-protein ligase MARCHF1 isoform X1 — encoded protein: MLGWCQAIARNPHRLPNSTRTPEVSGDASHNSTLNDKSPGRSASRSSNISKASSPTTGTAPRSQSRLSVCPSTQDICRSTTLHDLSEDELEHTTPVMVLTPSSRESGKKQVKRRFRRRKETGDNGEHTEKQGKGKDCKLHPEAARSSWIAPDSSSSSDESQWAQVRRRAREKVKMPRRGRRNRSCSTQDGSSNNNAVELVTLGTMGKKKQEVSDPENPTLNHRRRRVPRFKESQSSASSQEARIASRKCGKSKGKSYYRDRQSASYLRHSKDMKDCFAEGGSGSDALAVPDNGAPAGAGPSVADAVHKSPVLCDDWSDDLEVCRICHCEGDDESPLITPCRCTGTLRFVHQACLHQWIKSSDTRCCELCKYDFIMETKLKPLRKWEKLQMTTSERRKIVCSVTFHVIAITCVVWSLYVLIDRTAEEIKQGNDNGVLEWPFWTKLVVVAIGFTGGLVFMYVQCKVYVQLWRRLKAYNRVIFVQNCPDTAKKLEEKNSLGTQNADVKDAVVVPVAHAGTNSQLAAEEMTSEVMPV
- the MARCHF1 gene encoding E3 ubiquitin-protein ligase MARCHF1 isoform X2, producing the protein MVLTPSSRESGKKQVKRRFRRRKETGDNGEHTEKQGKGKDCKLHPEAARSSWIAPDSSSSSDESQWAQVRRRAREKVKMPRRGRRNRSCSTQDGSSNNNAVELVTLGTMGKKKQEVSDPENPTLNHRRRRVPRFKESQSSASSQEARIASRKCGKSKGKSYYRDRQSASYLRHSKDMKDCFAEGGSGSDALAVPDNGAPAGAGPSVADAVHKSPVLCDDWSDDLEVCRICHCEGDDESPLITPCRCTGTLRFVHQACLHQWIKSSDTRCCELCKYDFIMETKLKPLRKWEKLQMTTSERRKIVCSVTFHVIAITCVVWSLYVLIDRTAEEIKQGNDNGVLEWPFWTKLVVVAIGFTGGLVFMYVQCKVYVQLWRRLKAYNRVIFVQNCPDTAKKLEEKNSLGTQNADVKDAVVVPVAHAGTNSQLAAEEMTSEVMPV